One genomic window of Leptospira perdikensis includes the following:
- the gshA gene encoding glutamate--cysteine ligase has translation MKRKLLTSTKKNSTRTLLSEEYRACLLSAKHGLERESARVDGKSQLASTPHPKSLGASLTHPLIKTDFAEAQIEYATNVHKSIPDALRELTELHAFTASRLGSEYLWPFSMPPVLPTENKIEVGNYGTSVEGRKKTIYRNGLGHRYGKKMQTISGVHYNVSFDTCMLSVVSEKRFKKPLTPATKSQIYFDTIRNFYRISPALLYLFGSSSLTDVTFTDESKQIKKRDSKTLKSDFATTLRLSSIGYTSKVQGKYPISVNSLEEYASDMCQVVSKSYNPYKAFNGKPTNQLNDHILQLENEYYSLVRPKQVPKGDERVVDALVERGVEYLEIRLLDLDPFSAIGVEENRLYFLHMVLLYCMLNESPKSDLVEMADWRKNQEVTTWFGRKEDTKIKFLGEEMNLRDLTYQLFVEIQPIADLLDENDANGPYSKAWESLWEKWNDPSQLGSTMSELDLEIHKSTFREFGLTLAKLHKEELLNYPLPPNLVKYYEDLSVQSIYEQQKIENLEGSHLKKNQKPIQIKPLKLCSGV, from the coding sequence ATGAAACGAAAGTTATTAACATCGACTAAAAAAAATTCAACACGTACATTATTATCAGAAGAATACAGAGCTTGTTTGCTAAGCGCCAAACATGGATTAGAGAGAGAAAGTGCCAGGGTCGATGGAAAGTCGCAACTAGCATCCACTCCTCATCCCAAATCACTCGGAGCAAGTCTTACCCATCCACTCATTAAAACCGATTTTGCCGAAGCACAAATTGAATATGCCACCAATGTACATAAATCCATTCCTGATGCTCTCCGAGAACTCACTGAGTTACATGCCTTTACGGCTAGTCGGTTGGGTTCTGAATACCTTTGGCCTTTTAGTATGCCGCCGGTTTTGCCAACAGAAAACAAAATTGAAGTCGGAAACTATGGAACTTCCGTTGAGGGTCGAAAAAAAACCATCTATCGGAATGGACTCGGTCACCGGTATGGAAAGAAGATGCAAACCATTTCGGGAGTCCATTACAATGTTTCCTTCGACACCTGTATGTTGTCGGTGGTCTCTGAAAAACGTTTTAAAAAACCTTTAACACCAGCGACTAAATCACAAATTTATTTTGATACCATTCGTAACTTTTATAGAATTTCCCCTGCGTTATTGTATCTATTTGGATCATCTAGTCTAACGGATGTTACTTTTACGGATGAATCCAAACAAATCAAAAAAAGAGATTCCAAAACTCTAAAATCCGATTTTGCCACAACCCTTCGCCTTTCTAGTATTGGTTATACCAGTAAAGTACAAGGAAAATATCCGATCTCAGTAAATTCGTTAGAAGAGTATGCGAGTGATATGTGTCAGGTGGTTTCCAAATCCTACAATCCTTACAAAGCGTTCAATGGAAAACCAACCAATCAATTGAATGATCATATTTTACAATTGGAAAACGAATACTATTCTCTTGTTCGACCAAAACAAGTTCCAAAAGGAGACGAACGTGTTGTGGATGCTCTCGTGGAACGTGGTGTGGAGTATTTAGAAATTAGACTTCTTGATTTGGATCCATTTTCTGCCATTGGTGTCGAAGAAAACAGACTCTATTTTTTACATATGGTTCTTCTTTATTGTATGTTGAATGAATCACCTAAATCTGATTTGGTGGAGATGGCTGATTGGAGAAAAAACCAAGAGGTCACCACTTGGTTCGGACGAAAAGAAGATACTAAAATTAAGTTTCTAGGGGAAGAGATGAATCTTCGGGATTTGACCTACCAACTTTTTGTCGAAATCCAACCCATTGCTGATCTTTTGGATGAAAATGATGCAAATGGCCCTTATAGCAAAGCCTGGGAAAGTCTTTGGGAAAAATGGAACGATCCTAGCCAACTTGGTTCCACAATGTCAGAACTTGATTTAGAAATCCATAAATCAACTTTTAGAGAGTTTGGGTTAACCCTTGCTAAATTGCATAAAGAAGAACTTCTAAATTACCCACTTCCGCCGAACCTGGTGAAATATTATGAAGATTTAAGTGTTCAATCCATTTACGAACAACAAAAGATAGAAAATTTAGAAGGCAGTCATTTAAAGAAAAATCAAAAACCCATTCAAATCAAACCCTTAAAACTTTGTAGTGGGGTTTGA
- the gshAB gene encoding bifunctional glutamate--cysteine ligase GshA/glutathione synthetase GshB encodes MTDTKPLPSGFEDLEISTQIIIRDALTRGIKIEMVDRKENFLRLVQGSHSEFVKEASKTRLDSLMTYLVMENKIASKLVLEENGIRVPVGRNYSNLETALSDYTFFLDKKKVIKPVTTNFGLGIGISDPGDRLDKFTSFVKIALGLSNSIIIEEFIEGPEYRFLVLGEEVIAVCNRVPANVLGDGKSSIRDLILKKNEDPRRGEGHKTALEKIQMSEVELQILKDQGLNFESVPEIGKQVFLRKNSNISTGGDSLDVTDNVHPDFKSIAVSAAKAAGAVICGIDIISSQIESKPDTKTYAILEINFNPVLYIHEFPYSGKPRFVGDKILDLLGFD; translated from the coding sequence GTGACAGATACAAAACCATTACCTTCTGGATTTGAAGATTTAGAAATTTCCACACAAATCATCATTCGAGATGCCCTAACTCGTGGGATCAAAATTGAGATGGTAGACAGAAAGGAAAATTTCCTTCGTCTCGTACAAGGAAGTCACTCTGAGTTTGTCAAAGAGGCAAGTAAAACTAGATTGGATAGTTTGATGACTTACCTTGTTATGGAGAATAAAATCGCCTCTAAACTTGTGTTAGAGGAAAATGGAATTCGTGTTCCTGTGGGTCGAAATTATTCGAATTTGGAAACAGCACTTTCTGACTATACTTTCTTTTTAGATAAAAAGAAAGTGATCAAACCTGTAACAACCAACTTTGGACTAGGAATCGGAATCTCCGATCCAGGAGATCGTTTAGATAAGTTTACATCATTTGTCAAAATTGCTCTTGGACTTTCTAACTCCATCATCATTGAAGAATTCATCGAAGGGCCTGAGTATCGATTTTTAGTTCTTGGAGAGGAAGTGATCGCTGTTTGTAACCGGGTGCCTGCAAACGTTTTGGGCGATGGAAAAAGTTCAATTCGGGATTTGATTTTAAAAAAGAATGAAGACCCGAGACGGGGAGAAGGCCATAAAACTGCGTTGGAAAAAATTCAAATGTCAGAAGTGGAATTACAAATTCTAAAAGACCAAGGCCTTAATTTTGAATCGGTTCCTGAAATAGGAAAACAGGTTTTCCTCAGAAAGAACTCCAATATTTCTACCGGTGGGGATTCACTTGATGTTACTGATAATGTACATCCGGATTTTAAATCCATTGCTGTCTCCGCAGCCAAAGCGGCTGGGGCTGTGATTTGTGGAATCGATATCATCTCTTCTCAGATTGAATCAAAACCGGATACAAAAACCTACGCGATTCTAGAAATCAATTTCAATCCAGTACTCTATATCCATGAGTTTCCATACTCCGGCAAACCGAGGTTTGTTGGTGATAAAATTTTGGATTTACTTGGGTTTGATTGA
- a CDS encoding glutathione S-transferase N-terminal domain-containing protein — MIRLYQYDTCPYCQRVIRAAESLGLVVGKDIEYVEAFQGTPGRAEVVRLGGQSQVPFLVDGNVQMYESTDIIAYLRTKYS, encoded by the coding sequence ATGATTCGCCTCTACCAATATGATACTTGCCCCTACTGCCAAAGAGTGATTCGCGCTGCAGAATCTCTTGGGCTTGTCGTGGGAAAAGATATAGAATACGTAGAGGCTTTTCAAGGAACTCCTGGTCGAGCAGAAGTAGTCAGGCTCGGAGGACAGTCCCAAGTTCCATTCCTTGTGGATGGGAATGTCCAGATGTATGAATCAACAGACATCATCGCATACCTAAGAACAAAATACTCTTAA
- the grxD gene encoding Grx4 family monothiol glutaredoxin: protein MEQELKDKIESLIKSENVFLFMKGTPEMPQCGFSAGVVTTLKQLGIPFGSFNVLSDMKIREGIKEFTNWPTIPQLYIKGEFVGGHDITIQMAQSGELTKKAG from the coding sequence ATGGAACAAGAGTTAAAGGATAAAATTGAATCCTTAATCAAATCAGAAAACGTGTTTCTATTTATGAAAGGAACACCGGAAATGCCACAATGTGGATTTTCTGCGGGAGTTGTCACCACTCTCAAACAACTCGGAATCCCTTTTGGATCCTTTAATGTTCTTTCTGATATGAAAATCAGAGAAGGAATCAAAGAATTCACAAACTGGCCTACCATTCCACAACTCTACATCAAAGGTGAATTTGTGGGTGGTCATGACATCACCATCCAAATGGCTCAGTCCGGTGAACTGACAAAAAAAGCAGGATAA
- a CDS encoding BolA/IbaG family iron-sulfur metabolism protein has protein sequence MTIPEIQKKIEDGLPGSKVEILDPYRDGVHIKAVVTFSGFSGKGLIEQHRMVYATLKDELKEEIHALALETRSE, from the coding sequence ATGACAATCCCAGAAATCCAAAAGAAAATTGAAGATGGCCTACCCGGCTCTAAAGTGGAAATTCTTGATCCCTATCGGGACGGAGTCCATATCAAGGCTGTGGTTACCTTTTCTGGTTTTTCCGGCAAAGGTCTCATTGAACAACACCGTATGGTGTATGCCACTTTGAAAGATGAATTAAAAGAAGAAATCCATGCATTGGCATTGGAAACTAGGAGCGAATAA
- a CDS encoding glutathione S-transferase family protein, with protein MTKPVLISFKLCPFVQRSVINLLEKKVDYDIKYIDLANKPDWFLKISPFGKVPVLQVGDDVIFESAVINEYLDETSAPALHPKDPIQKAKHRSWTEFASALLVDQYGWTMAKEKSDSDKKREELLSKFKILETGLPELESKTLYFAGEKMHLVDTAFAPFFMRLQFLADHKPELYLLKDFPKITKWSETLLSLPSVKNSVLPEVPKEYLEFIKAHHSWMGGIL; from the coding sequence ATGACCAAACCAGTTCTCATCAGTTTTAAACTTTGCCCTTTTGTCCAACGTTCCGTCATCAACCTTCTGGAAAAGAAAGTGGATTACGATATCAAATACATTGACCTCGCAAACAAACCCGATTGGTTTTTAAAGATTTCTCCTTTTGGAAAAGTTCCCGTCTTACAAGTAGGAGACGATGTCATTTTCGAATCCGCAGTCATCAATGAATACCTAGATGAAACAAGTGCTCCTGCCCTTCATCCCAAAGACCCCATCCAAAAAGCAAAACATCGCTCCTGGACAGAATTTGCAAGTGCCCTTCTTGTGGACCAATACGGTTGGACTATGGCCAAAGAAAAATCGGACTCCGATAAAAAACGGGAAGAGCTCCTTTCCAAATTCAAAATTCTAGAAACTGGTTTGCCGGAGTTGGAAAGCAAAACACTCTATTTTGCCGGAGAGAAAATGCATTTAGTGGATACTGCTTTTGCCCCATTTTTCATGAGGTTACAATTTTTGGCAGATCACAAACCGGAACTCTACCTATTAAAAGATTTTCCTAAAATTACGAAATGGAGTGAAACTCTACTTTCACTGCCTTCGGTAAAGAATTCTGTTTTACCAGAAGTGCCTAAAGAATATCTTGAATTTATCAAAGCCCACCATTCGTGGATGGGAGGAATACTATAG
- a CDS encoding BolA family protein, whose product MESETKESRLSRMEKILSQKFQPVSFSLRDVSLEHAGHPGMTKDSKETHFRLQMVSSLFSGKSTVENHRLVYAELGEEFKKGLHALEMDLSAPG is encoded by the coding sequence ATGGAATCAGAAACTAAAGAATCAAGACTCAGTCGGATGGAAAAAATCCTTTCGCAAAAATTTCAACCTGTCTCGTTTTCCCTTCGGGATGTTTCCCTCGAACATGCGGGTCATCCCGGAATGACTAAAGATTCGAAGGAAACCCATTTCCGTTTGCAAATGGTTTCCTCGTTATTTTCAGGAAAATCCACAGTAGAAAACCACCGATTGGTCTACGCCGAACTGGGAGAAGAATTTAAGAAAGGACTCCATGCTTTGGAAATGGACCTTTCTGCCCCAGGTTGA
- a CDS encoding ABC transporter permease, with translation MWKQNFTALHTIVRREWIRIIRIWVQTLIPPVITMALYFLIFGELVGRQIGKIGEFTYIEFIVPGLIMMSVITNSYNNVVSSFFSSKFQRNIEELLVSPTSPYTIVVGYTFGGVVRGIFVGILVTLTSLFFTNLRFHNPFVIIITILMTSILFSLGGFANALFAKKFDDVTIIPTFILTPLTYLGGVFYSVKNLPGFWQTVSYCNPILYMVNLFRYGFIGVTDVNLYFSFGFITLLSGVLFWINVRLMKIGYGIRN, from the coding sequence ATGTGGAAACAAAACTTCACAGCCTTACATACCATTGTGAGAAGAGAATGGATTCGAATCATCCGGATTTGGGTACAAACTCTCATCCCACCTGTCATTACAATGGCCTTGTATTTTTTGATCTTTGGCGAACTCGTCGGACGCCAAATTGGAAAAATTGGAGAGTTCACTTATATTGAATTCATTGTGCCTGGACTCATTATGATGAGTGTCATCACAAATTCCTATAACAATGTAGTATCGTCTTTTTTCTCTAGTAAATTCCAAAGAAACATTGAAGAGTTACTCGTATCCCCTACATCACCTTATACAATCGTCGTTGGTTATACGTTTGGCGGAGTGGTTCGTGGTATCTTTGTGGGAATTTTAGTCACCTTGACTTCCCTGTTTTTTACGAACCTTAGATTCCATAATCCTTTTGTGATCATCATTACCATTCTAATGACATCAATTTTGTTTTCTCTTGGTGGGTTTGCCAACGCCCTTTTTGCAAAAAAGTTTGATGATGTGACCATCATCCCTACTTTTATCTTAACCCCTCTCACTTACCTTGGTGGTGTGTTTTATTCGGTAAAGAACTTACCTGGATTTTGGCAAACCGTTTCTTATTGTAATCCAATTCTATATATGGTAAACTTATTTCGGTATGGGTTTATTGGTGTTACCGATGTCAATTTATACTTTTCTTTTGGATTTATCACTCTACTATCGGGAGTACTATTTTGGATCAATGTGAGGTTAATGAAAATTGGTTATGGAATCAGAAACTAA
- a CDS encoding ABC transporter ATP-binding protein → MQKYAIELEGLEKTYPNGVRALRSIDLKVEAGDFFALLGPNGAGKSTSIGILSSLINKSGGKVKIFGTDIDTQPDLAKTFLGIVPQEFNFGIFEAVEQILINQAGFYGIPYKEAKAKVEYYLEKLSLIDKRKSAAGQLSGGMKRRLMIARALVHDPKLLILDEPTAGVDIEIRRSMWDFLKELNQAGKTIILTTHYLEEAESLCKNIAIIDKGEIVENTSMKKLLHRLDKETFIIDLKKSIKSKPMSKKFNWEWLDDHSLEVQLDKKESVNQLFTELTKLNLEVLSLRNKSNRLEELFLSLTGKN, encoded by the coding sequence ATGCAAAAATATGCAATAGAACTCGAAGGTTTAGAAAAAACCTATCCGAATGGAGTAAGAGCCCTTCGTTCCATCGATTTGAAAGTAGAAGCTGGAGATTTTTTTGCCCTACTCGGACCGAATGGTGCCGGAAAATCCACAAGCATTGGAATTTTAAGTTCTCTTATCAACAAATCAGGTGGGAAAGTCAAAATCTTCGGAACTGACATTGACACACAACCCGACCTTGCCAAAACCTTTCTCGGAATTGTTCCCCAAGAATTTAATTTTGGAATTTTTGAGGCAGTAGAGCAGATTCTTATCAACCAAGCTGGTTTTTATGGAATCCCTTACAAAGAAGCCAAAGCAAAAGTAGAATACTATTTAGAAAAACTTTCCCTCATAGACAAACGAAAGTCAGCTGCTGGTCAACTCAGTGGAGGAATGAAACGAAGGCTTATGATCGCACGTGCCCTTGTCCACGATCCCAAACTTCTCATTTTGGATGAACCTACAGCAGGTGTAGACATAGAAATCCGTAGATCCATGTGGGATTTTTTAAAGGAACTGAACCAAGCCGGAAAAACCATCATCCTCACAACCCATTACCTAGAAGAGGCTGAATCTCTTTGTAAAAACATAGCCATCATTGATAAGGGAGAAATTGTCGAAAATACATCGATGAAAAAACTCCTCCACCGGTTGGACAAAGAAACCTTTATCATCGATTTGAAAAAATCCATCAAATCCAAACCTATGTCCAAAAAATTCAACTGGGAATGGTTAGACGATCACAGTTTAGAAGTACAATTGGATAAAAAAGAATCGGTAAACCAATTGTTTACGGAACTGACAAAACTAAACTTAGAAGTTTTGAGTCTTAGAAACAAATCCAATCGTTTGGAAGAACTATTCTTATCATTAACAGGAAAAAACTAA
- a CDS encoding rhodanese-related sulfurtransferase: MKKFLFNRYDKETLKKRVESDTRERRVISFYRYVKIEDPLQFRDQLYDAFEDLGILGRIYLAKEGINAQFSIPTENYDLLRTAVDSIPELKQIYFNDAVEDRKESFIKLAIKVRKKIVADGLDDSQFDPSDVGTHLTPLEFHEALAEPGVIVVDLRNNYESEVGHFENAILPDVGTFREELPLVEDLLKEDKDKKILLYCTGGIRCEKASAYLKYKGYSKVHQLQGGIINYAKAVLDAGVPSKFKGKNFVFDDRLGERVTDDILTVCYVCGKPSDRHTNCANLGCHVLLIQCKDCSKELLGCCSEECKNIILLPEETQKNLRKENIKNKKYPTHHLTRKLVGK; encoded by the coding sequence ATGAAAAAGTTTTTATTCAATCGTTACGACAAAGAAACCTTAAAAAAACGTGTGGAAAGTGATACAAGGGAACGCCGAGTCATTTCCTTCTACCGATATGTAAAAATCGAAGACCCTCTTCAATTTCGAGATCAACTTTATGATGCCTTCGAGGATTTAGGAATCCTAGGAAGAATTTACCTAGCAAAAGAAGGAATCAATGCCCAATTTTCGATTCCTACGGAAAACTACGACCTTCTTCGGACGGCAGTAGATTCAATTCCCGAACTAAAACAAATTTATTTTAACGATGCAGTTGAGGATAGAAAGGAAAGTTTTATCAAACTGGCCATCAAGGTTCGGAAAAAAATTGTCGCAGATGGATTGGATGATTCCCAGTTTGATCCCTCCGATGTAGGAACCCACCTAACACCATTGGAGTTTCATGAGGCGCTCGCAGAACCTGGAGTCATTGTTGTGGATCTTCGGAACAACTATGAATCCGAAGTGGGACATTTCGAAAATGCTATTTTACCAGATGTTGGAACATTTAGAGAAGAACTACCCCTTGTCGAAGATCTATTAAAAGAGGATAAGGACAAAAAAATCCTACTCTACTGCACTGGTGGAATTCGCTGTGAAAAGGCAAGTGCTTACTTAAAGTATAAAGGTTATTCGAAAGTGCACCAATTACAAGGTGGGATCATCAATTACGCAAAAGCAGTTCTGGATGCAGGTGTCCCTTCCAAATTCAAAGGTAAAAATTTTGTTTTTGATGATCGCCTTGGAGAAAGGGTCACTGATGATATCCTTACGGTTTGTTATGTCTGTGGAAAACCGAGTGACCGCCATACCAACTGCGCAAACCTCGGATGCCATGTCCTTCTCATCCAATGTAAGGACTGTTCCAAAGAACTTCTAGGTTGTTGTTCTGAAGAGTGTAAAAATATAATTTTACTTCCTGAAGAAACACAAAAAAACCTAAGAAAAGAAAATATTAAAAACAAAAAGTATCCAACACACCACCTAACAAGAAAACTAGTAGGAAAATAA
- a CDS encoding dihydrolipoyl dehydrogenase — translation MKEYDIIVIGAGAGTKLVTPPSKIGKRVAVFEKETPGGTCLNRGCIPSKMVIYPSELIRMASDTEKFPVFFKEKPSADVTQIFKRVNETVKQDSDSIPLAYDKNPNIDYYPKQVRFIDKRILTDGEETYTAKHIFIVTGTRPNIPEIPGLKATPFWTSREALSPDKFPKSLIIIGAGFISLELGAAYKAYGCQVTGLTRTDILRSADGEIKKELNKHLPFPIESHYQIKTVEHKDGLFIVTGTNAEGKTSVHSAEQLLVATGIRPNTDDLGLEHTKIQTNASGYIQVSDTLETTEPGIYAFGDVIGRYFFRHSANFEGEYLFDHLYGTKTNLPIQYPPMPEAVFTHPQIASVGFTEEELIQKQIPYYKGVNPYSSSATGMARMSDSGLVKVLVSKETEQVIGAHIIGDEAANLIHQILLGMYLKAKLDDYLGMIYIHPAISEITRNAFRKVKEEKLKGAK, via the coding sequence ATGAAAGAATATGACATCATTGTCATTGGTGCGGGTGCGGGAACCAAACTTGTCACCCCACCCTCCAAAATTGGAAAACGAGTGGCTGTGTTTGAAAAGGAAACGCCTGGTGGGACTTGTCTCAACAGAGGTTGTATCCCCTCGAAAATGGTGATTTACCCTTCTGAACTCATTCGTATGGCATCGGATACGGAAAAGTTTCCTGTATTTTTCAAAGAAAAACCTAGTGCCGATGTGACCCAAATTTTCAAACGCGTGAATGAAACGGTAAAACAAGATTCCGATTCCATTCCTTTAGCCTACGACAAAAATCCAAATATTGATTATTACCCCAAACAAGTTCGATTTATAGACAAACGCATTCTTACCGATGGAGAAGAAACATATACCGCCAAACATATATTCATTGTTACAGGGACAAGACCCAATATCCCAGAAATCCCTGGATTAAAAGCTACTCCCTTCTGGACATCTAGAGAAGCTCTATCACCGGACAAGTTTCCGAAATCACTGATTATCATCGGAGCCGGATTTATTTCTTTGGAACTCGGAGCTGCCTACAAGGCATACGGTTGCCAAGTGACAGGTCTCACGCGAACAGACATATTGCGATCAGCCGACGGAGAGATTAAAAAAGAATTAAACAAACATTTGCCTTTCCCGATAGAATCCCATTACCAAATCAAAACGGTAGAACACAAAGATGGGTTGTTTATCGTAACAGGAACGAACGCGGAAGGAAAAACAAGCGTCCATTCCGCAGAACAACTGCTAGTAGCAACAGGCATCAGACCAAACACCGATGACTTAGGTTTAGAACATACAAAGATCCAAACAAACGCCAGTGGGTATATCCAAGTAAGTGATACCTTAGAAACCACAGAACCTGGAATTTATGCCTTTGGTGATGTGATCGGTCGTTATTTTTTCAGGCATAGTGCCAACTTTGAAGGAGAGTATCTCTTTGACCATTTGTATGGAACAAAAACGAATCTTCCCATCCAGTACCCACCGATGCCAGAAGCGGTTTTCACTCATCCGCAAATTGCTAGTGTAGGTTTTACAGAAGAAGAACTCATCCAAAAACAAATTCCTTATTACAAAGGAGTGAACCCCTATTCTTCCAGTGCCACGGGAATGGCGAGAATGTCTGATTCTGGTCTTGTGAAAGTTCTAGTTTCGAAAGAAACCGAACAAGTGATAGGTGCCCATATCATAGGGGACGAAGCGGCAAACCTCATCCACCAAATCCTTCTTGGCATGTATCTAAAGGCAAAGTTGGATGATTATTTAGGAATGATCTACATCCATCCCGCCATTTCGGAAATTACTAGAAATGCATTCCGTAAAGTAAAAGAAGAAAAACTAAAAGGGGCAAAATGA
- a CDS encoding SDR family NAD(P)-dependent oxidoreductase, which produces MNTGLKDKKVLVTGSTKGIGFQTALSFAKEGAEVFLHGRSDSAVETAKAEIKSILPNAKLGGVFADLAAEEGIQKLTKQIPELDVLINNAGYFEPKPFFEISREDWKKMYETNVLSGAELTQNYLKGMLKRNYGRIVFVSSESALNIPVEMVHYGMSKTAQLSISRGSAEVCKGTNVTVNSVLPGPTLSEGVEEFIQALAKEKGKSNEEMARDFIRENRPSSLAGRFAKPEEIANVIVFLASDLASMINGASVRADGGVYKSI; this is translated from the coding sequence ATGAATACAGGTTTAAAAGATAAAAAAGTATTAGTGACAGGATCTACAAAGGGGATCGGATTTCAAACCGCCCTCAGTTTTGCAAAAGAAGGAGCAGAAGTTTTCCTCCATGGCCGGTCAGACAGTGCGGTGGAAACGGCCAAAGCCGAAATCAAATCCATCCTACCCAATGCAAAGTTAGGCGGTGTATTCGCTGATTTGGCAGCAGAAGAAGGAATTCAAAAACTAACCAAACAAATCCCAGAGCTTGATGTACTAATCAACAATGCCGGTTACTTCGAACCAAAACCTTTTTTCGAAATTTCAAGAGAGGATTGGAAAAAAATGTATGAGACCAATGTTCTTAGTGGGGCGGAACTCACACAAAATTATTTGAAAGGAATGTTAAAAAGAAACTACGGGCGGATTGTTTTTGTTTCGAGTGAATCGGCTCTCAACATTCCGGTAGAGATGGTGCATTATGGGATGAGTAAAACCGCACAACTTTCTATCTCTAGGGGGAGTGCTGAAGTTTGTAAGGGAACCAATGTTACCGTCAATTCTGTATTACCAGGTCCCACACTTTCCGAAGGAGTTGAAGAATTCATCCAAGCCCTGGCGAAAGAAAAGGGAAAATCAAATGAAGAGATGGCAAGGGATTTCATTCGTGAAAATAGACCCTCGTCTCTTGCGGGAAGATTTGCAAAACCAGAAGAGATCGCAAATGTAATTGTTTTTTTGGCAAGTGACCTGGCTTCCATGATCAATGGAGCCTCCGTGAGAGCAGATGGTGGGGTTTATAAATCGATTTAA
- a CDS encoding zinc-binding alcohol dehydrogenase family protein: protein MKAIVSVYDPKENKSVLRSLEIPMEPLGDHDVRVQVMAVSVNPVDYKVRNSIQKENPGPRILGWDAAGVVTELGAKVSSLKLGEEVYYAGDIKRPGSNAEFQVVDEWIVGKKPKNLNFKEAASLPLTTITAYESIFDKLKLDPLAKKNVLVVAGAGGVGSIAIQILKQMTKAKVIATASREESVAWVKSLGADLVVNPNKDYLEQIQTFGDGGVNEVLLFSDPKDHFENLAKVLLPFGNICSIVESASPLNMNLLKSKSNGYLNEFMFTRSMFQTEDRIRQKQLLEEIAGLVEKGKIIPTNQLDLGEMTEESLNKAHELLQTGKTIGKIVLGGMRK from the coding sequence ATGAAAGCAATTGTTTCTGTTTATGATCCCAAAGAAAACAAATCCGTATTACGGTCGTTAGAGATTCCTATGGAGCCATTGGGGGATCATGATGTTCGTGTCCAGGTAATGGCAGTCTCTGTCAATCCGGTTGACTATAAAGTCAGAAATTCGATCCAAAAAGAAAATCCTGGGCCTAGGATTTTAGGATGGGATGCAGCAGGTGTGGTTACGGAGTTAGGTGCGAAAGTTTCCAGTTTGAAACTAGGAGAGGAAGTCTATTATGCGGGGGACATCAAACGACCAGGGAGTAACGCCGAATTTCAAGTTGTCGACGAGTGGATCGTAGGGAAAAAACCAAAAAACTTAAATTTTAAAGAAGCGGCCTCTCTTCCATTAACAACGATTACAGCCTACGAATCCATATTTGATAAACTAAAGTTGGACCCTTTGGCAAAAAAGAATGTGCTTGTCGTTGCCGGCGCGGGTGGTGTGGGAAGTATCGCCATCCAAATCCTAAAACAAATGACCAAGGCCAAGGTCATCGCCACAGCTTCAAGGGAAGAATCAGTGGCTTGGGTCAAATCCCTCGGTGCTGATTTAGTCGTGAATCCAAACAAAGATTACCTGGAACAAATCCAAACTTTTGGAGATGGTGGCGTAAACGAAGTCCTCCTCTTTAGCGATCCAAAGGACCATTTTGAAAATTTGGCAAAGGTGCTTCTTCCCTTTGGAAATATTTGTTCCATTGTAGAATCGGCCTCTCCTCTCAATATGAATCTTCTTAAATCCAAAAGTAACGGGTATTTGAATGAGTTTATGTTTACAAGGTCAATGTTCCAAACAGAAGATCGTATCAGACAAAAACAATTGTTAGAAGAAATTGCAGGACTAGTGGAAAAAGGAAAAATCATTCCTACCAATCAATTGGATTTGGGTGAGATGACAGAAGAGAGTCTAAACAAAGCACACGAACTTTTACAAACAGGAAAAACAATCGGTAAAATTGTACTCGGAGGAATGAGAAAATGA